The following DNA comes from Musa acuminata AAA Group cultivar baxijiao chromosome BXJ1-4, Cavendish_Baxijiao_AAA, whole genome shotgun sequence.
AAGAGGATGATACTTAACATCGTTTCTCTTTTTTGGGTTTTGGATTTGGACAGGAGAGTAGCAAAGTTATATAAAAGGTGACCGAACCTTACCCTAAATCAAAAGCCTCATCCTCCACCTCAAAATCACCTAAGCATCCTACCCAGTCATCCAAAAGAATCCTACTTCTTGTCATTTCGAAAATTAACCAAAACTCAAACCCTAAATTACCAAATATCCATAGCCAAATCAATTAAAACATTTAGGTGTCGAACACCCTACATAAGTCTGATATCTTCCAGTAGACTTAAAACAAACAGGACAAGAATAACAAGTTAACAACCACATCTACAGAAAGTGATTATCAACAAGCAATTAACTATATCAACAATATCATTGCAAATCTGCTCATCATTCTTCATTTTCTTGCTATATGTGTGCATCCAAGTTCCATCTTACATTCACAAAGAAAAAAAGTAAATGGCAGGAATTATTTGGTTGCAAACTGCAAATTAAAGTTGAATGGCAGGAATCACACTACATGGATGCAAACAGTTATGCAGACAGTGGAAAATTAGAACCTAGAAACACAACTTGCGGGTACAATACCTTGCACCATGCATTATGCACTTGCAGGATCAAAGAGCAGTTTGGTCTTTTGGGGCTACATTATACAATTCAATGAGTTCTGGAAACTCCTTGTGGCGGATGACGAACTTCTCCAGAAATTTCTTCTCTGAACATAACATGTATGTGCTCATTTGGAGGTTACCGATGTGAACTCCCCTTGACTTCAGGCCCGTCAATATCCGATATCTTGGAATCAACGTTTTCTCCAAACTCACCAACAAAATCCCTGGCCGGGGTGCAAGATAAGACGGAGTGCATCTGGTttcatttaccaagaactccatCTTTCTCTGCAAACTTTTTAAAGAACATGCCACAAGAGTAGGAGTCTTTCTGAATGCAGCAAGGAAATCATCCTCGGACCACCCGAAACCCTTGAAGAACTCCAAGTGAGCCTTGAAGTTCTTCTCGGAGATGCAGTGGAGCACACTCAGGGTCTGGAGGAACATCCCTGAGGTGCGAGCTACTCCCAAACCCTCGACACGACTGATTAACGCCTTCAGGGTTTCAGCCTTATGGGCCATGAGTAGGGAGCGGTTCCGTAGGATCATTGAGAGCTTCTGATCCGTGATCCCGCAATCCCTTAGAATCTCAATGTTAGGCTGAATCTTCTTCTCGAGGCTATACGAGAGAAACCACCTGTTTCTCTTGCAAATCTTCATCAGTAAGTCGTTGGACCCGAGGGTGCCTTGCCAAAATTGGATCTTGGACAAGACATTCTGGAGTTTGTGGTTGATGACGGCGTTATTCGAGCTGACCAGGTGGGTAATGTCGGAGCAAGAGAAGCCCAGATCCTGCAAAGCTCGGAACTTTGGGGCCAGAGTCTTCTCCACGTCGAGGAGAAGCCACCGGGGGTTGACAGATAGGACCCTTTTCATCTGCGCATTATCAAAACCGTGGCTTTTGAAGAAGCCAAGGACGGAGTCAGGCTGATGG
Coding sequences within:
- the LOC135586318 gene encoding transcription termination factor MTERF8, chloroplastic-like; translated protein: MTLINRSPFVSLLFKAFTFIPRRRPADATVFLSTHSFSAASGAPQSSFMAEYLVSSCGFDPDEAAKASKLLGRIESRHQPDSVLGFFKSHGFDNAQMKRVLSVNPRWLLLDVEKTLAPKFRALQDLGFSCSDITHLVSSNNAVINHKLQNVLSKIQFWQGTLGSNDLLMKICKRNRWFLSYSLEKKIQPNIEILRDCGITDQKLSMILRNRSLLMAHKAETLKALISRVEGLGVARTSGMFLQTLSVLHCISEKNFKAHLEFFKGFGWSEDDFLAAFRKTPTLVACSLKSLQRKMEFLVNETRCTPSYLAPRPGILLVSLEKTLIPRYRILTGLKSRGVHIGNLQMSTYMLCSEKKFLEKFVIRHKEFPELIELYNVAPKDQTAL